From one Lolium rigidum isolate FL_2022 chromosome 4, APGP_CSIRO_Lrig_0.1, whole genome shotgun sequence genomic stretch:
- the LOC124647277 gene encoding cytochrome P450 710A1-like yields MVDVDLRTAAAFVAAAVALYFLVEQLSYHRKKGALPGPPLVVPFLGSVAHMVRDPARYWEVMAAQAKESGLGLSADWMFGYFVVFIRDSELSHRVFANVRPDAFQSTGHPFGRKLWGADNIIYKFGDEHKELRRRIAPNFTSRALSTYAAIQQRVILAHLRRWLDRSAAAGNKSMPLLVPFRDMNLETSQAVIVGPYLTEETTEMLRKDYNIFIDGFAAVPVDLPGFVFQRARLAGVRLRRLLAECARESKARMRAGGKPECLADYGIHEMVRHIDEAANAGLPPPANTSDENVGSYLFNFLFGAQDNVTSLLCSAVSALETHPIVVARVRAEVVTFWSPESGKLITAEMIQEMKYTQAVAREVVRHRPPGALVPHIALQPFQLTEWYTVPKGAMVFPSVYESSFQGFHSPETFDPDRFFSDSRREDVTYKRNFLAFGAGAHQCVGQRYALYHLTLFIALFVTVAEFQRDRTEGCDELLYVPTVVPRDGCTVYLKQRCPSVPSFSL; encoded by the coding sequence ATGGTGGACGTGGACCTCCGCACGGCGGCGGCGTTCGTGGCGGCAGCGGTGGCCCTCTACTTCCTGGTTGAGCAGCTGTCATACCACCGCAAGAAGGGGGCGCTGCCAGGGCCGCCGTTGGTGGTGCCTTTCCTTGGCAGCGTGGCGCACATGGTCCGCGATCCAGCGCGGTACTGGGAGGTAATGGCGGCGCAAGCAAAGGAGTCGGGCCTCGGCCTCTCCGCCGACTGGATGTTTGGCTATTTCGTCGTCTTCATCCGCGACTCAGAGCTGTCCCACCGCGTGTTCGCAAACGTTCGCCCCGACGCCTTCCAGTCAACGGGCCACCCTTTTGGGCGTAAGCTCTGGGGGGCGGACAACATCATCTACAAGTTCGGCGACGAGCACAAGGAGCTGCGGCGCAGGATCGCGCCCAACTTCACGTCGCGTGCGCTTTCCACCTACGCCGCCATCCAACAGCGCGTCATCCTCGCCCACCTCCGGAGGTGGCTCGACCGGAGCGCTGCAGCTGGCAACAAGTCCATGCCGCTGCTTGTGCCCTTCCGCGACATGAACCTAGAGACCTCACAGGCGGTGATCGTAGGGCCATACCTCACCGAGGAGACGACAGAGATGCTCCGCAAGGACTACAACATCTTCATTGACGGGTTCGCGGCAGTTCCCGTGGACCTGCCAGGGTTTGTGTTCCAGCGCGCGAGGCTGGCCGGGGTGCGACTCAGGCGCCTACTGGCGGAGTGCGCGCGGGAGAGCAAGGCCCGCATGCGCGCCGGCGGCAAACCGGAGTGCCTTGCGGACTACGGGATTCACGAGATGGTTCGACACATAGACGAGGCCGCCAATGCAGGACTGCCTCCGCCGGCCAACACCTCTGACGAGAATGTCGGGTCCTACCTGTTCAACTTCCTCTTCGGCGCCCAGGACAATGTCACCTCCTTGCTTTGCTCGGCAGTCTCCGCCCTGGAGACCCACCCGATCGTAGTGGCCCGCGTGCGCGCCGAGGTTGTCACCTTCTGGTCGCCCGAGTCCGGCAAGCTCATCACCGCGGAGATGATCCAGGAGATGAAGTACACGCAGGCAGTAGCGCGCGAGGTGGTCCGGCACCGCCCACCAGGGGCGCTGGTGCCGCACATTGCCCTCCAACCCTTCCAGCTGACGGAGTGGTACACAGTGCCCAAGGGCGCCATGGTGTTCCCGTCCGTCTACGAGTCCTCCTTCCAGGGCTTCCACTCGCCGGAAACCTTCGACCCAGATCGATTTTTCTCCGACTCGCGCAGGGAGGACGTGACATACAAGCGCAACTTCCTGGCCTTCGGCGCCGGAGCGCACCAGTGCGTCGGCCAGAGGTACGCACTATACCACCTCACGCTCTTCATTGCCTTGTTCGTGACCGTCGCAGAGTTCCAACGAGACAGGACAGAGGGGTGTGACGAGCTGTTGTACGTGCCCACCGTCGTGCCCAGGGATGGCTGCACTGTGTACCTGAAGCAGCGCTGCCCTAGCGTCCCATCATTTTCCTTGTGA